ACGGCCTCGAAGTCGCCGTAGGAGCGGCGCAGGTCGGCGACCTCGATGACCGGGGCGGTGCCTGTCGGGGTGCCGGTGGCCGTGGTCGGTGGTGCGGTGGCGGGCTGCATCGTCGTCCTCCTGCTGGTGACTCGTTCTCGGTCACCCACGACGTTCCTGCCTCACCGCGCCCGGCACAGGTGCCGTCCCTCACGACCTGCGCCGCCGTCCGCACGGGTCACCCGTGACGTTCGTCAGGGGTCGACCGCTCACCGGCGTCGATCAGCTCCGACGACGGACGTGCGTCCTCCTCCACCGACGTCGGTGGAGGAGGACGCACGGTGGTCGTCCCAGCTGATCGAAGGGCGTCAGCGCGGGAGGCGGTCGGTGTCCGCGGCGCGCAGCCGTCCACGCAGTGCGAGCACGGTGAGCCCGGCGATCAGCATCATCACGCCGACCACCCAGAGCCCGGCCCGGCTGTTGCCGGTGGCGTCGAGCAGGAAGCCGGTGATGTACGGCGCCCCGAAGCCCGAGCTGTTGCCCAGGGTGTTGACCAGCGCGATCCCGGCCGCGGCACCGGCGCCGGCCAGGAAGGTCGAGGGCAGGTACCAGAACACCGGCAGGGCGCAGAAGACGCCGATCGCGGTCACCGTGATCACGGCCATCGTGGCCAGCGGGGACTCCATGTAGAGCGCCACCGGGATGCTCACCGCGCCGAGCAGGGCGGGCAGCGCGACGTGCCAGACCCGCTCACCGGTGCGGTCGGAGTGCCGGGACCAGAACACCATCGCCACCGCGCCGATCGCGAAGGGGACGGCGACGATCAGCCCGTTCTCCAGGATGGAGAAGGTGGTGTCGAAGGACTCGGCGAACCCGGCGACGATGGTCGGCAGGAAGAAGCTCAGCGCGTAGAGGCCGTAGGTGACGCCGAAGTACACCAGGCCCAGTGCCCACACCCGGGGGTCCTTGAGGGAGTCGCGGACCCGGTGCTTCCCGCCGGCCTGGGTGGCCTGCTGCTCGGCGGCCATCGTGTCGTCGAGCCACTGCCGCTCGTCGGCGGCGAGCCAGTCGGCGTCCTTGGGGCGGTCGGTCAGGTAGAACCAGGCCGCGATGCCCAACAGGACGGCGGGCAGGCCGAGCACCAGGAACATGACCCGCCAGCCGGCCAGGCCGAGGAAGCCGTCGGCGTACTGCAGGATCGCCCCGGCGATCGGGGCGCCCAGCGCACTGGAGGCCGGCAGGGCGATCATGAACAGCCCGGTGAGGCGCACCCGGACCGACCGGGGGAACCAGAACGTCAGGTACAGCATGATCCCGGGGAAGAACCCGGCCTCGGCGACGCCGAGCAGGATGCGCGCGACGTACAGCGTGGTCGCGTTGGGCACGAAGGCCATCGCGGCGGCGATGATGCCCCAGGTGACCAGGATGCGGGCGATCCACCGGCGGGCGCCGAACCGGTGCAGCGCGATGTTGCTGGGCACCTCGAAGAGCAGGTAGCCGATGAAGAACAGGCCGCTGGCCAGGCCGAACATCGTCTCGGTGAGCCCGAGGTCGGCGCTCATCGTGAGCTTGGCGAACCCGATGTTGGTGCGGTCGACGTAGTTGAGGAAGTAGGCCAGCCCGAGGAACGGGATGAGCCGGATCGCGACCTTGCGGACCACCCGGGCCTGCATGCCCGACGGGTCGGCCTCGGTGCGCACGTCCTGGGTCGCCACGGCGGC
This sequence is a window from Geodermatophilaceae bacterium NBWT11. Protein-coding genes within it:
- a CDS encoding MFS transporter, with product MQARVVRKVAIRLIPFLGLAYFLNYVDRTNIGFAKLTMSADLGLTETMFGLASGLFFIGYLLFEVPSNIALHRFGARRWIARILVTWGIIAAAMAFVPNATTLYVARILLGVAEAGFFPGIMLYLTFWFPRSVRVRLTGLFMIALPASSALGAPIAGAILQYADGFLGLAGWRVMFLVLGLPAVLLGIAAWFYLTDRPKDADWLAADERQWLDDTMAAEQQATQAGGKHRVRDSLKDPRVWALGLVYFGVTYGLYALSFFLPTIVAGFAESFDTTFSILENGLIVAVPFAIGAVAMVFWSRHSDRTGERVWHVALPALLGAVSIPVALYMESPLATMAVITVTAIGVFCALPVFWYLPSTFLAGAGAAAGIALVNTLGNSSGFGAPYITGFLLDATGNSRAGLWVVGVMMLIAGLTVLALRGRLRAADTDRLPR